One genomic segment of Lysobacter sp. 5GHs7-4 includes these proteins:
- the acpP gene encoding acyl carrier protein, with translation MSSIEERVKKIVVEQLGVKEEEVTNNASFVDDLGADSLDTVELVMALEEEFECEIPDEEAEKITSVQQAIDYVKAHVKS, from the coding sequence ATGAGCAGCATCGAAGAACGCGTCAAGAAGATCGTGGTCGAACAGCTTGGCGTTAAGGAAGAAGAAGTCACCAACAACGCTTCGTTCGTCGACGACCTGGGCGCCGATTCGCTCGACACCGTCGAGCTGGTGATGGCCCTCGAAGAAGAGTTCGAGTGCGAGATCCCGGACGAAGAGGCCGAGAAGATCACCTCGGTGCAGCAGGCGATCGATTACGTCAAGGCGCACGTCAAGTCGTAA
- the fabF gene encoding beta-ketoacyl-ACP synthase II: MSNRRVVITGLGIVSPLGNDLASNWDGIVNGRSGIGPITYFDASNFTTRIAGEVRDFDIGKWVGPKDAKKMDEFIHYGVAASMMAMEDAGLVVDESNAERIGALIGSGIGGLLGIEEQTIKYHEGGPRKISPFYVPSTIINMLPGQVSLLTGIKGPNFSAVSACATSNHSIGMAMRMIQYGDADVMIAGGAERGASQTSVGGFCSMKAMSTRNDDPTRASRPWDKDRDGFVLGDGAGILVLEEYERAKARGARIYCELAGFGATSDAFHMTAPSENGEGPARCMAAAFKDAKINPEDVAYLNAHGTSTPLGDVAETLAIKRALGDHAYKTMVSSTKSMTGHLLGAAGGAEAIYSVLALHHGIIPPTINLDQPGEGCDLDYVPNTAREKKVDVTVSNGFGFGGTNGTLVFKRI, encoded by the coding sequence ATGTCCAACCGTCGCGTAGTGATCACCGGCCTCGGCATCGTTTCCCCGCTCGGCAACGACCTGGCCAGCAACTGGGACGGGATCGTCAACGGCCGCTCCGGCATCGGCCCGATCACCTATTTCGACGCGTCCAACTTCACCACCCGCATCGCCGGCGAAGTCCGCGACTTCGACATCGGCAAGTGGGTCGGTCCGAAGGACGCCAAGAAGATGGACGAGTTCATCCACTACGGCGTCGCCGCCTCGATGATGGCGATGGAAGACGCCGGTCTGGTGGTCGACGAGTCCAACGCCGAGCGCATCGGCGCACTGATCGGTTCGGGCATCGGCGGACTGCTGGGCATCGAAGAGCAGACCATCAAGTACCACGAGGGCGGCCCGCGCAAGATCTCGCCGTTCTACGTGCCCAGCACCATCATCAACATGCTGCCCGGCCAGGTCTCGTTGCTGACCGGCATCAAGGGCCCCAATTTCTCCGCCGTCTCGGCCTGCGCCACGTCCAACCATTCCATCGGCATGGCGATGCGCATGATCCAGTACGGCGATGCCGACGTGATGATCGCCGGCGGCGCCGAGCGCGGCGCCTCGCAGACCTCGGTCGGCGGTTTCTGCTCGATGAAGGCGATGTCCACGCGCAACGACGATCCCACCCGCGCCTCGCGGCCGTGGGACAAGGACCGCGACGGCTTCGTGCTCGGCGACGGCGCCGGCATCCTGGTGCTGGAGGAGTACGAGCGCGCCAAGGCGCGCGGCGCGCGCATCTACTGCGAGCTGGCCGGTTTCGGCGCCACCTCCGACGCCTTCCACATGACCGCGCCCAGCGAGAACGGCGAAGGCCCGGCGCGCTGCATGGCGGCCGCGTTCAAGGACGCCAAGATCAATCCCGAGGACGTGGCCTACCTCAACGCGCACGGCACCTCGACGCCGCTGGGCGACGTCGCCGAAACCCTGGCGATCAAGCGCGCGCTGGGCGACCACGCCTACAAGACCATGGTCAGCTCGACCAAGTCGATGACCGGCCACCTGCTGGGCGCGGCCGGCGGCGCCGAGGCGATCTACTCGGTGCTGGCGCTGCACCACGGTATCATCCCGCCGACCATCAACCTCGACCAGCCGGGCGAGGGCTGCGACCTGGACTACGTGCCCAACACCGCGCGCGAAAAGAAGGTCGACGTCACCGTCTCCAACGGCTTCGGCTTCGGCGGCACCAACGGCACCCTGGTGTTCAAGCGGATCTGA
- a CDS encoding aminodeoxychorismate synthase component I — MLLTRALPATTDLLSLQRLAPQRYPLLLESSADGTAQGRWDLLLAGNGESLRLDPDGVVRDQHGDARDGDFLAALDAAWRELRVARDEPRWPFRGGWALLFGYELAGEVEPVLRLPPAPGGLPVALALRCPGALLRDRASGDCIVLAETGHAAMLDAIVADIERAAALAPLPPWQPPQSVEEDAPQCYTDGVARVLDYLRAGDVFQVNLSRGWRARFDAPLAPAALFQRLRQHNPAPFAGLFAGPDWAVVSASPERLVSVRGDVVETRPIAGTRPRVAGDDDLARIRELVGHPKERAEHVMLIDLERNDLGRVCAPGSVEVDELMTVESYAHVHHIVSNVRGRLRADATPGETIRAVFPGGTITGCPKVRCMQIIAELEGGGRGVYTGAMGWLNRDGDLDLNILIRSAELEGTQLRFRTGAGIVADSDPQRELDETRAKARGMLRALGVAG, encoded by the coding sequence ATGCTGCTGACCCGCGCGCTGCCCGCCACCACCGATCTGCTGTCGCTGCAGCGCCTGGCGCCGCAGCGCTACCCGCTGCTGCTGGAATCCAGCGCCGACGGCACCGCGCAGGGGCGTTGGGATCTGCTGCTGGCCGGCAACGGCGAGAGCCTGCGGCTGGACCCGGACGGCGTGGTGCGCGACCAGCACGGTGACGCGCGCGACGGCGATTTTCTGGCCGCGCTGGATGCCGCCTGGCGCGAGCTGCGCGTCGCCCGCGACGAGCCGCGCTGGCCGTTCCGCGGCGGCTGGGCGCTGCTGTTCGGCTACGAACTGGCCGGCGAGGTCGAACCGGTGCTGCGCCTGCCGCCGGCGCCCGGCGGGCTGCCGGTCGCGCTGGCGCTGCGCTGTCCGGGCGCGCTGCTGCGCGACCGCGCCAGCGGCGACTGCATCGTGCTGGCCGAGACCGGCCACGCGGCGATGCTGGACGCGATCGTCGCCGACATCGAGCGCGCGGCCGCGCTGGCGCCGCTGCCGCCGTGGCAGCCGCCGCAGTCCGTCGAGGAAGACGCGCCGCAGTGCTACACCGACGGCGTTGCGCGCGTGCTCGACTACCTGCGCGCGGGCGACGTGTTCCAGGTCAATCTTTCGCGCGGCTGGCGCGCGCGTTTCGACGCGCCGCTGGCGCCGGCGGCGCTGTTCCAGCGTTTGCGCCAGCACAATCCGGCGCCGTTCGCGGGCCTGTTCGCCGGCCCCGACTGGGCCGTGGTCAGCGCCTCGCCGGAGCGGCTGGTGTCGGTGCGCGGCGACGTGGTCGAGACCCGGCCGATCGCCGGCACCCGCCCGCGCGTGGCCGGCGACGACGACCTCGCGCGCATCCGCGAGTTGGTCGGCCATCCCAAGGAACGCGCCGAGCACGTGATGCTGATCGACCTGGAACGCAACGACCTGGGCCGCGTGTGCGCGCCGGGCAGCGTCGAGGTCGACGAGCTGATGACGGTGGAAAGCTACGCCCACGTCCACCACATCGTCAGCAACGTGCGCGGCCGCCTGCGCGCGGACGCGACGCCGGGCGAGACCATCCGCGCGGTGTTCCCGGGCGGCACCATCACCGGCTGCCCCAAGGTCCGCTGCATGCAGATCATCGCCGAACTCGAAGGCGGCGGCCGCGGCGTCTACACCGGTGCGATGGGCTGGCTCAATCGCGACGGCGATCTCGACCTCAACATCCTGATCCGCAGCGCCGAGCTGGAAGGCACGCAATTGCGCTTCCGCACCGGCGCCGGCATCGTCGCCGACTCCGATCCGCAGCGCGAACTCGACGAAACCCGTGCCAAGGCGCGCGGCATGCTGCGCGCGCTGGGTGTGGCCGGATGA
- the pabC gene encoding aminodeoxychorismate lyase — protein MNVRVYAGERAVEALPPLDRGYAYGDGLFETLRAHRGGLPWWDAHWRRLSRGAARLQLPLPPPEYVRAEAEQLLAGADAVLKLIVSRGEGGRGYAPPADAVPTWQLSVHALPAAPPREGLSLRWCQTRLATPSALAGLKHCNRLEQVLARAEWADADTHEGLMRDGEGAVVCATAANVFVLREGRWWTPAVDRCGVAGVCREHLLAILGDEGAETATLSQDALESADAVFLCNAVRGILPVARLGARVWPSHPAVAGLQRRLAASQPAFESAAPTGSEVS, from the coding sequence ATGAACGTGCGCGTCTACGCCGGCGAGCGCGCCGTCGAGGCGCTTCCCCCGCTGGACCGCGGCTACGCTTACGGCGACGGCCTGTTCGAAACCCTGCGCGCGCACCGCGGCGGGCTGCCGTGGTGGGACGCGCACTGGCGGCGCCTGAGCCGCGGTGCGGCACGCTTGCAACTGCCGTTGCCGCCGCCGGAGTACGTGCGCGCCGAAGCCGAGCAACTGCTGGCCGGCGCCGACGCGGTACTGAAACTGATCGTGAGCCGCGGCGAAGGCGGGCGCGGCTACGCGCCGCCGGCCGACGCCGTGCCGACCTGGCAACTGTCCGTGCACGCGCTGCCGGCCGCGCCGCCGCGCGAGGGCCTGAGCCTGCGCTGGTGCCAGACCCGCCTGGCCACGCCATCGGCGCTGGCCGGGCTCAAGCACTGCAACCGCCTGGAGCAGGTGCTGGCGCGCGCCGAATGGGCCGACGCCGACACCCACGAAGGCCTGATGCGCGACGGCGAGGGCGCGGTGGTGTGCGCAACCGCGGCCAATGTGTTCGTCCTGCGCGAGGGCCGCTGGTGGACGCCGGCGGTGGATCGCTGCGGCGTGGCCGGTGTGTGCCGCGAGCATCTGCTGGCGATCCTGGGCGACGAGGGCGCCGAAACCGCGACCCTGTCGCAGGACGCGCTGGAAAGCGCGGACGCGGTTTTCCTGTGCAATGCCGTGCGCGGTATCCTGCCCGTTGCCCGGCTGGGCGCGCGCGTCTGGCCCTCGCATCCCGCGGTGGCCGGCCTGCAGCGTCGCCTGGCCGCGTCGCAACCCGCATTCGAATCTGCAGCCCCGACGGGCTCGGAGGTGTCGTGA
- the mltG gene encoding endolytic transglycosylase MltG, which produces MSRKAKRRVGGFFLLLVLAAAIAGGWLYQRYTRFADAPLAGLQAGQSLIVERGDSLPVVLRKLREAGVSGGDALEWRALAKQLGAAGRLQVGEYALEPGTSPRELLLAMRDGRVVSHRFTVIEGWNLRDLRAALARTQDLKQEAAKLDDAALMKALGRPGQHPEGRFLPETYLYTGGDSDLDVLKRACDAMDKALNAAWEGRDKNSVLKSREEMLILASIVEKETGIASERPQIAGLFERRLKLGMKLETDPTVIYGLGAGYDGNIRKRDLQTDTPYNTYTRTGLPPTPIAMPGAGALKAVANPAPGDALFFVASGDGSGSSLFAATYAQHQANVRLYLQRYRAQRSSAQPEEGKAVLEEAQEAATPPTPQAPATSVGR; this is translated from the coding sequence GTGAGTCGTAAAGCCAAGCGCCGTGTCGGCGGTTTCTTCCTGCTGCTGGTGCTGGCCGCCGCGATCGCCGGCGGCTGGCTGTACCAGCGCTACACGCGCTTCGCCGATGCGCCGCTGGCGGGCCTGCAGGCCGGACAGAGCCTGATCGTCGAACGCGGCGATTCGCTGCCGGTGGTGCTGCGCAAGCTGCGCGAGGCCGGGGTGAGCGGCGGCGACGCGCTGGAATGGCGCGCGCTGGCCAAGCAGCTGGGCGCCGCCGGGCGCCTGCAGGTCGGCGAGTACGCGCTGGAGCCCGGCACCTCGCCGCGCGAGCTGCTGCTGGCGATGCGCGACGGCCGCGTGGTCAGCCACCGCTTCACCGTGATCGAAGGCTGGAACCTGCGCGACCTGCGCGCGGCGCTGGCGCGCACGCAGGACCTGAAGCAGGAAGCCGCCAAGCTCGACGATGCTGCGCTGATGAAGGCGCTGGGACGTCCGGGCCAGCACCCGGAGGGCCGCTTCCTGCCCGAGACCTACCTCTACACCGGCGGCGACAGCGACCTGGACGTGCTCAAGCGCGCCTGCGACGCGATGGACAAGGCGCTGAACGCCGCTTGGGAAGGCCGCGACAAGAACAGCGTGCTCAAGAGCCGCGAAGAGATGCTGATCCTGGCCTCGATCGTCGAGAAGGAAACCGGCATCGCCTCCGAACGCCCGCAGATCGCCGGCCTGTTCGAGCGCCGCCTCAAGCTGGGCATGAAGCTGGAAACCGACCCGACCGTGATCTACGGCCTGGGCGCGGGCTACGACGGCAACATCCGCAAGCGCGACCTGCAGACCGACACGCCCTACAACACCTACACCCGCACCGGCCTGCCGCCGACCCCGATCGCGATGCCCGGCGCGGGCGCGCTGAAGGCCGTCGCCAATCCGGCGCCCGGCGACGCGCTGTTCTTCGTCGCTTCCGGCGACGGCAGCGGCAGCAGCCTGTTCGCGGCCACCTACGCCCAGCACCAGGCCAACGTGCGCCTGTACCTGCAGCGCTATCGCGCGCAGCGCAGCAGTGCGCAGCCCGAAGAAGGCAAGGCGGTGCTGGAGGAAGCGCAGGAAGCCGCCACGCCGCCGACGCCGCAAGCGCCCGCGACGAGCGTCGGACGATGA
- the tmk gene encoding dTMP kinase: MSLQVQPRLITLEGGEGAGKSTVLAALREVLEATGIEVVCTREPGGTPLAEQIRGLLLDPHHEPATPEAELLLVFAGRAQHVRETVLPALRRGAWVISDRFTDASYAYQGEGRGLDTAFIAELERRVVGIEPALTLLLDVPVAIGLQRARGRGAVDRIEAEREDFFERVRAGYRARARAQAHRFQVIDASQPADIVAAQAVARLRTLIEAQS, translated from the coding sequence ATGAGCCTGCAGGTCCAGCCGCGCCTGATCACGCTGGAAGGCGGCGAGGGCGCCGGCAAGTCCACCGTGCTGGCGGCGCTGCGCGAGGTGCTGGAAGCGACCGGCATCGAGGTGGTGTGCACGCGCGAACCCGGCGGCACGCCGCTGGCCGAGCAGATCCGCGGCCTGCTGTTGGACCCGCACCACGAACCGGCCACGCCCGAAGCCGAGCTGCTGCTGGTGTTCGCCGGACGCGCGCAGCATGTGCGCGAAACCGTGCTGCCGGCGCTGCGCCGCGGCGCCTGGGTGATCAGCGACCGCTTCACCGATGCCAGCTACGCCTATCAGGGCGAGGGCCGCGGCCTGGATACGGCCTTCATCGCCGAACTCGAGCGGCGCGTGGTCGGCATCGAGCCCGCGCTGACCTTGCTGCTGGACGTGCCGGTCGCGATCGGCCTGCAGCGCGCGCGCGGACGCGGCGCCGTCGATCGCATCGAGGCCGAGCGCGAAGACTTCTTCGAGCGCGTGCGTGCCGGCTACCGTGCGCGCGCGCGCGCGCAAGCGCACCGCTTCCAGGTGATCGACGCCAGCCAGCCGGCCGACATCGTCGCCGCGCAGGCGGTGGCGCGGCTGCGGACCTTGATCGAGGCGCAGTCGTGA
- a CDS encoding DNA polymerase III subunit delta' has protein sequence MSAPAFAPWQRRVYEQATAALDAGRLGHGLLFCGPPQLGKRAVAERLAQRLLCRERDAQGEPCGHCRGCLLYAAGTHPDFQTVSFIPNKEGTRLRTEIVIDQIRSLSERLALTPQYGGAQIAILDPADAINHAAGNALLKTLEEPVPGRYLWLVSAHPLRLSATIRSRCQRLEFRLPPQDEALAWLKAAGHAEGAAREALEAARGHPGLAHEWLQGDGLKLRRDVAADLNKLARGDASPSEIAQRWVGDEHAALRLRHAADLALAEASGLTDPVRTRSLAAWFDRANRTRDLLRTTVRADLAVVELLMAWRAPDGARAAGGRG, from the coding sequence GTGAGCGCACCCGCATTCGCGCCCTGGCAGCGCCGCGTCTACGAGCAGGCGACCGCCGCGCTCGACGCCGGCCGTCTCGGCCATGGCCTGTTGTTCTGCGGTCCGCCGCAGTTGGGCAAGCGCGCGGTCGCCGAACGCCTGGCGCAGCGCCTGTTGTGTCGCGAGCGCGACGCGCAGGGCGAGCCCTGCGGCCACTGCCGCGGCTGCCTGCTGTACGCCGCCGGCACCCATCCGGATTTCCAGACCGTGTCCTTCATTCCGAACAAGGAAGGCACGCGGTTGCGCACCGAGATCGTGATCGATCAGATCCGCAGCCTGTCCGAGCGCCTGGCGCTGACGCCGCAGTACGGCGGCGCGCAGATCGCGATCCTGGACCCGGCCGACGCCATCAACCACGCCGCCGGCAACGCCCTGCTCAAGACCTTGGAAGAGCCGGTGCCGGGCCGCTATCTGTGGCTGGTCAGCGCGCATCCGCTGCGCCTGAGCGCGACCATCCGCAGCCGCTGCCAGCGCCTGGAATTTCGTCTGCCGCCGCAGGACGAGGCGCTGGCCTGGCTCAAGGCCGCCGGCCATGCCGAGGGCGCCGCGCGCGAAGCGCTGGAGGCCGCGCGCGGGCATCCCGGCCTGGCCCACGAATGGCTGCAGGGCGATGGGCTGAAGCTGCGCCGCGATGTCGCCGCCGATCTGAACAAGCTCGCGCGCGGCGACGCCTCGCCTTCGGAAATCGCCCAGCGCTGGGTCGGTGACGAGCATGCCGCATTGCGTTTGCGGCATGCCGCAGATCTGGCCCTGGCCGAGGCTTCCGGCTTGACCGACCCGGTGCGAACGCGCAGTCTGGCGGCCTGGTTCGATCGCGCCAATCGCACCCGCGACTTGCTGCGGACGACGGTGCGCGCCGACCTGGCGGTAGTCGAATTGTTGATGGCCTGGCGCGCACCCGATGGCGCGCGGGCCGCAGGAGGAAGGGGATGA
- a CDS encoding PilZ domain-containing protein, translating into MSGATGAGAARQGILSLAIKDKAALYGAYMPFLKYGGIFVATPKRYFLGDEVFLLLTLPESTERLPVAGKVVWVTPTGAQGNRPAGIGVQFAETAEGDAVKGKIEALLAGSLTADRATHTM; encoded by the coding sequence ATGAGCGGAGCGACAGGCGCGGGCGCAGCCAGGCAGGGCATCCTGTCGCTGGCGATCAAGGACAAGGCCGCGTTGTACGGCGCCTACATGCCGTTTCTCAAGTACGGCGGCATCTTCGTCGCCACGCCCAAGCGCTACTTCCTCGGCGACGAAGTGTTCCTGTTGCTGACCCTGCCCGAATCCACCGAACGCCTGCCGGTGGCCGGCAAGGTGGTCTGGGTCACGCCCACCGGCGCGCAGGGTAACCGCCCGGCCGGCATCGGCGTGCAGTTCGCCGAAACCGCCGAGGGCGATGCGGTGAAGGGCAAGATCGAGGCGCTGCTGGCCGGCTCGCTCACCGCGGATCGCGCCACGCATACGATGTAA
- a CDS encoding 3-hydroxyacyl-CoA dehydrogenase NAD-binding domain-containing protein, with protein sequence MISGLDGLRFQHWQTELREDGVLLLSFDRAGSSVNTFGQDVLIELDALLERLALDPPKGVVLRSAKASGFIAGADIKEFQTFDEKGTVGDAIRRGQQVFQRLAELPCPTVAAIHGFCMGGGTEISLACRYRVASSDPSTRIGLPEVKLGIYPGWGGSVRLPRLVGAPAAFDMMLTGRALSASNARAIGLVDKVVEAPLLVDAAVALALKGTQRPFKQRFMGWATNSWLARKILPGMLTKQVARKARKEHYPAPYALINTWARSSGGVQARLAAERKSVVKLASTPTARNLIRVFFLQERLKGQGGKDHGIRNVHVVGAGVMGGDIAAWSAYKGFEVTLSDREQRFIDGALTRAQELFAKRVKDESKRPAVAARLKGDLAGDGAATADLVIEAIIEKPEAKRELYDQVEPKMKPDALLTTNTSSIPLVELRDHIRRPAQFGGLHYFNPVALMPLVEIIRHDAMAPETEQRLAAFCKAIDKLPVPVAGTPGFLVNRVLFPYMLEAATAFAEGIPGPAIDKVAVKFGMPMGPIELIDTVGLDVAAGVGAELAPFLGLSVPAALSGVEPNKRGKKDGQGLYKWENGRAQKPELSKDYQTPSDLEDRLILPLVNEAVACLHDGVVSDADLLDAGVIFGTGFAPFRGGPIQYVRETGADALLERLKTLHARYGDRFAPRPGWDSPALRP encoded by the coding sequence ATGATCTCTGGCCTGGACGGACTGCGTTTCCAACACTGGCAGACCGAGCTGCGTGAGGACGGCGTGCTGCTGCTGTCGTTCGACCGCGCCGGCTCGTCGGTCAACACCTTCGGACAGGACGTCCTGATCGAACTCGATGCCCTGCTGGAACGGCTGGCGCTGGACCCGCCCAAGGGCGTGGTGCTGCGTTCGGCCAAGGCCTCGGGCTTCATCGCCGGCGCCGACATCAAGGAGTTCCAGACCTTCGACGAAAAGGGCACCGTCGGCGACGCGATCCGTCGCGGCCAGCAGGTGTTCCAGCGTCTGGCCGAACTGCCCTGCCCGACGGTCGCCGCGATCCACGGCTTCTGCATGGGCGGCGGCACCGAAATCTCGCTGGCCTGCCGCTACCGCGTCGCCAGCAGCGATCCCTCGACCCGCATCGGCCTGCCGGAAGTGAAGCTGGGCATTTACCCCGGCTGGGGCGGCAGCGTACGCCTGCCGCGATTGGTCGGCGCGCCGGCCGCGTTCGACATGATGCTGACCGGCCGCGCGCTGTCGGCGTCCAATGCGCGCGCGATCGGCCTGGTCGACAAAGTGGTGGAAGCGCCGCTGCTGGTCGACGCCGCGGTCGCGCTGGCGCTCAAGGGCACGCAGCGTCCGTTCAAGCAGCGCTTCATGGGCTGGGCGACCAACAGCTGGCTGGCGCGCAAGATCCTGCCCGGCATGCTGACCAAGCAGGTCGCGCGCAAGGCGCGCAAGGAGCACTACCCCGCCCCGTACGCGCTGATCAATACCTGGGCGCGCAGCAGCGGCGGCGTGCAGGCGCGCCTGGCGGCCGAGCGCAAGTCGGTGGTCAAGCTGGCGTCCACGCCGACCGCGCGCAACCTGATCCGGGTGTTCTTCCTGCAGGAGCGGCTCAAGGGCCAGGGCGGCAAGGACCACGGCATCCGCAACGTGCACGTGGTCGGTGCCGGCGTGATGGGCGGCGACATCGCCGCCTGGTCGGCCTACAAGGGCTTCGAGGTCACGCTGTCCGACCGCGAGCAGCGTTTCATCGACGGCGCGCTGACCCGCGCGCAGGAACTGTTCGCCAAGCGCGTCAAGGACGAGAGCAAGCGTCCGGCGGTGGCGGCGCGGTTGAAGGGCGACCTGGCCGGCGACGGCGCGGCCACAGCCGACCTGGTGATCGAGGCGATCATCGAAAAGCCCGAGGCCAAGCGCGAGCTCTACGATCAGGTCGAGCCGAAGATGAAGCCCGACGCGCTGCTGACCACCAACACCTCGTCGATTCCGCTGGTGGAGCTGCGCGACCACATCCGCCGGCCGGCGCAGTTCGGCGGCCTGCACTACTTCAATCCGGTGGCGCTGATGCCGCTGGTGGAAATCATCCGCCACGACGCGATGGCGCCGGAGACCGAGCAGCGCCTGGCGGCGTTCTGCAAAGCCATCGACAAGCTGCCGGTACCGGTCGCGGGCACGCCCGGCTTCCTGGTCAATCGCGTGCTGTTCCCCTACATGCTGGAAGCGGCGACCGCGTTCGCCGAAGGCATCCCGGGTCCGGCGATCGACAAGGTCGCGGTGAAGTTCGGCATGCCGATGGGCCCGATCGAATTGATCGACACCGTCGGCCTGGACGTGGCCGCGGGCGTGGGCGCGGAGCTGGCGCCGTTCCTGGGCCTGAGCGTGCCGGCGGCGTTGAGCGGCGTGGAGCCGAACAAGCGCGGCAAGAAGGACGGCCAGGGCCTGTACAAGTGGGAAAACGGCCGCGCCCAAAAGCCGGAGCTGTCCAAGGACTACCAGACGCCGTCGGACCTGGAGGATCGCCTGATCCTGCCGCTGGTCAACGAGGCGGTGGCCTGCCTACACGACGGCGTGGTCAGCGATGCCGACCTGTTGGACGCGGGCGTGATCTTCGGCACCGGCTTCGCACCGTTCCGCGGCGGCCCGATCCAGTACGTGCGCGAAACCGGCGCCGATGCGTTGCTGGAGCGCTTGAAGACGCTGCACGCGCGTTACGGCGATCGGTTCGCGCCGCGGCCGGGTTGGGATTCGCCGGCGCTGCGTCCGTGA
- the rpoE gene encoding RNA polymerase sigma factor RpoE: MAENELDQELVRRVQRGDSTAFDALVRKYQHRITALIGRYIPDWSECQDVAQETFLRAYRALPNFRGDAQFYTWLHRIAVNTAKNYLVAQNRRPPTDDIDAGDAEQFETGIRLRDSDTPEHELLRQEIERTVMRAVESLPEELRAAITLREVDGLSYEDIAQKMGCPIGTVRSRIFRAREAIDVELRPLLDNQDTRERAH, encoded by the coding sequence ATGGCCGAGAACGAGTTGGACCAAGAGCTGGTCAGGCGTGTCCAGCGCGGCGACAGTACGGCCTTCGATGCCCTGGTGCGCAAATACCAGCATCGGATCACCGCACTGATCGGGCGCTACATACCCGACTGGAGCGAATGCCAGGATGTCGCCCAGGAAACCTTCCTGCGCGCTTACCGCGCGCTGCCGAATTTCCGCGGCGATGCGCAGTTCTACACGTGGTTGCACCGGATCGCCGTGAATACCGCCAAGAATTACCTAGTCGCGCAGAACCGCAGGCCGCCGACCGACGACATCGACGCCGGCGACGCCGAACAGTTCGAAACCGGCATCCGCCTGCGCGACAGCGACACCCCCGAGCACGAATTGCTGCGCCAGGAGATCGAACGCACGGTAATGCGCGCGGTCGAATCCCTGCCGGAGGAACTGCGGGCCGCGATCACCTTGCGCGAGGTGGACGGCCTGAGCTACGAGGACATCGCGCAGAAGATGGGCTGCCCGATCGGCACCGTGCGTTCGCGGATCTTCCGCGCCCGCGAGGCGATCGACGTCGAGCTGCGGCCCCTGTTGGACAACCAAGACACACGCGAGCGCGCCCACTGA
- a CDS encoding sigma-E factor negative regulatory protein: MTSLPASDEQTPVSDREALSALFDGELDGDAARFALKRLSHDEQWRRACGSWQLCGDALRGQAAGIAAPNFADRVAAAIAAEAATARAAAPTPAPASRRGWIGGALAASVAVAALFVARPFSNDAAPDAAAPQTQVASADAASVPAPAAPLPQSPEQQTAGLAAAAVAVAEVPRRISERRSTRAQSQRAALRRQGQTQAVAAAPAIEVAAAGTAAAANPFRPQHSEPASRPWPRAVLPDYPATGGFTASYGSSSTSASARSFYPFEPRATEPVQAPPARESETRMPQP; encoded by the coding sequence ATGACGTCCCTACCTGCCTCCGACGAGCAAACCCCCGTCTCCGACCGCGAAGCCCTGAGCGCGCTGTTCGATGGCGAGCTCGACGGCGATGCCGCCCGGTTCGCCCTCAAGCGCCTGAGCCACGACGAGCAGTGGCGCCGCGCCTGCGGCAGCTGGCAGTTGTGCGGCGACGCCCTGCGCGGCCAGGCCGCCGGCATCGCCGCGCCGAATTTCGCCGACCGCGTCGCCGCGGCGATCGCCGCCGAGGCCGCGACCGCGCGTGCCGCCGCGCCGACGCCGGCGCCGGCCAGCCGTCGCGGCTGGATTGGCGGCGCGTTGGCCGCCTCGGTGGCGGTGGCGGCCTTGTTCGTGGCGCGCCCGTTCTCCAACGACGCGGCCCCCGACGCCGCCGCGCCGCAGACCCAGGTCGCCAGCGCCGACGCCGCCAGCGTCCCGGCCCCGGCCGCGCCGCTGCCGCAAAGCCCCGAACAGCAGACCGCCGGCCTGGCCGCCGCCGCAGTGGCGGTGGCCGAGGTGCCGCGCCGCATCTCCGAACGCCGCAGCACCCGCGCGCAGAGCCAGCGCGCCGCGTTGCGCCGTCAGGGCCAGACGCAGGCCGTCGCCGCCGCGCCGGCGATCGAGGTTGCGGCCGCCGGCACCGCCGCCGCGGCCAATCCGTTCCGGCCGCAGCACAGCGAGCCGGCGTCGCGGCCGTGGCCGCGCGCGGTGCTGCCGGACTACCCGGCCACCGGCGGCTTCACCGCCAGCTACGGTTCCAGCAGCACCAGCGCCAGCGCGCGCTCGTTCTATCCCTTCGAGCCGCGCGCGACCGAACCGGTGCAGGCGCCGCCGGCCCGGGAATCCGAAACCCGGATGCCGCAGCCCTAA